In a single window of the Flavivirga spongiicola genome:
- a CDS encoding GRP family sugar transporter codes for MFIIENYQLAVFLCVITMLCWGSWANTQKLASKKWGFPLFYWDYTLGVILLSLVFGLTLGSNGNSGQAFLPNLGDASLNAIFYALLGGIIFNIANLLLVAAIDIAGMAIAFPVGIGIALVLGVLVNYIAAPVGDPMLLFAGVGLVALAIVVDALAYKKISSGAATTKGIMISLAAGVLMGFFYRFVAASMSEDFSNPTTGLLTPYTAVFVFSIGIFISNFLFNTFFMYRPLNGEKVTYKDYFKVGTPKLHIIGILGGVIWCIGFLLNMIAAGEAGFAISYGLGQGATMVAAIWGIFIWKEFKNAPKGTNTLIGLMFLLFIVGLSLIIMAKNV; via the coding sequence ATGTTTATTATCGAAAATTATCAATTAGCAGTATTTCTTTGTGTAATTACAATGCTATGTTGGGGCTCTTGGGCCAATACACAAAAATTGGCATCGAAAAAATGGGGTTTTCCTCTTTTCTATTGGGACTATACCTTGGGAGTAATTTTATTATCTCTTGTGTTTGGACTAACTTTAGGGAGCAATGGAAATAGTGGGCAAGCATTTCTGCCAAACCTTGGAGATGCCTCATTAAATGCCATTTTTTACGCACTATTAGGTGGTATTATATTTAACATCGCTAATTTGTTGTTAGTGGCGGCAATTGATATTGCTGGTATGGCCATAGCTTTTCCAGTTGGGATTGGAATTGCTTTAGTGTTGGGGGTACTTGTAAATTATATAGCAGCACCAGTTGGGGATCCTATGTTATTGTTTGCTGGCGTAGGCCTTGTGGCTTTGGCAATTGTAGTAGATGCATTGGCTTATAAGAAAATATCAAGTGGAGCAGCAACCACCAAAGGAATTATGATTTCTTTGGCAGCAGGAGTATTAATGGGGTTTTTCTATAGATTCGTTGCAGCTTCCATGTCAGAAGATTTTTCAAACCCTACTACAGGCCTCTTAACTCCTTATACAGCTGTATTTGTATTCTCCATTGGGATATTTATTTCTAATTTCTTATTTAACACCTTTTTTATGTATCGTCCATTAAATGGCGAAAAAGTAACCTATAAGGACTATTTTAAAGTTGGAACACCAAAGCTACATATTATTGGAATCTTAGGTGGTGTCATTTGGTGTATTGGTTTCCTCTTAAATATGATAGCAGCGGGAGAAGCTGGTTTCGCAATTTCATATGGGTTAGGTCAGGGAGCTACAATGGTCGCTGCCATTTGGGGGATATTTATTTGGAAAGAATTTAAAAATGCGCCAAAGGGAACCAATACCTTAATAGGTTTGATGTTTTTGTTATTTATTGTTGGCTTGTCATTAATTATTATGGCTAAAAACGTATAG
- the fsa gene encoding fructose-6-phosphate aldolase, with amino-acid sequence MNFFIDTANLEDIAEAQAFGILDGVTTNPSLMAKEGITGDDNIIAHYKKICEIVEGNVSAEVISTDFEDMVKEGEALAGLNSQIVVKLPLIADGIKACKYFSGQGIKTNMTLVFSAGQALLAAKVGATYVSPFLGRLDDVSTDGLHLISEIRQIYDNYGFETQILAASIRHTMHVIHCAKIGSDIMTGPLSSIKDLLKHPLTDIGLAKFLEDYKKGN; translated from the coding sequence ATGAATTTTTTTATTGATACTGCAAACCTTGAAGATATAGCAGAAGCACAAGCTTTTGGTATTCTAGATGGTGTAACAACCAACCCGTCATTAATGGCTAAAGAAGGCATTACAGGAGATGATAACATAATAGCTCATTACAAAAAGATATGTGAAATAGTAGAAGGAAATGTAAGTGCTGAGGTTATTTCAACTGATTTTGAAGATATGGTAAAAGAAGGTGAAGCTTTGGCAGGTTTGAATTCTCAAATAGTTGTAAAGCTGCCATTGATTGCTGATGGTATTAAAGCATGTAAATATTTTTCAGGCCAGGGTATTAAAACTAATATGACCTTGGTGTTTTCTGCAGGGCAGGCTTTATTAGCTGCAAAAGTGGGAGCAACTTATGTGTCACCATTTTTAGGACGATTGGATGATGTTTCTACTGATGGATTACATCTTATTTCAGAAATTAGACAGATTTATGATAATTATGGTTTTGAAACACAAATATTAGCAGCATCAATTCGTCACACCATGCACGTAATTCATTGTGCTAAGATTGGCAGCGATATTATGACAGGACCACTATCATCAATTAAGGACTTATTAAAGCACCCTTTAACTGATATTGGTTTAGCTAAATTTTTAGAAGATTATAAAAAAGGAAATTAA
- a CDS encoding TlpA family protein disulfide reductase, with the protein MSRKKISLKNIIFLIIIAALIIPQTRLPIQIMLHKGLALFGPSVIKDTKQANLTNYNWKLKGEQGAFNFEETKGKVVLVNFWATWCPPCIAEMPSMQALYNDYKDRIEFIFVSNEDDAVINQFLNKNNYTFKVYNPLTKYPESFDVTSIPRTFLIDKQGDIVIDKGGAANWNSDTVRKTIDDLLKE; encoded by the coding sequence ATGTCCAGAAAAAAAATTAGTTTAAAGAATATTATATTTTTAATTATAATTGCAGCCTTAATTATTCCGCAAACCCGGCTGCCTATACAAATTATGTTACATAAAGGACTTGCGCTTTTTGGTCCCTCGGTAATTAAAGATACTAAACAGGCAAACCTAACAAATTATAATTGGAAACTTAAAGGAGAGCAGGGCGCATTTAATTTTGAAGAAACAAAAGGTAAAGTTGTTTTAGTGAATTTTTGGGCAACGTGGTGTCCACCATGCATTGCAGAAATGCCGAGTATGCAAGCCCTTTATAACGATTATAAAGATCGTATTGAATTTATTTTTGTTTCTAATGAAGATGACGCAGTAATCAATCAGTTTTTAAATAAAAATAATTATACTTTTAAAGTGTATAATCCATTAACCAAGTATCCGGAATCTTTTGATGTTACAAGTATTCCACGAACTTTTTTAATAGATAAACAAGGGGATATTGTAATTGATAAAGGAGGTGCTGCAAATTGGAATAGCGATACCGTTAGAAAAACTATTGATGACTTGTTGAAAGAGTAA
- a CDS encoding anti-sigma factor, whose product MIKKMFIMAILSIGLLVSSCSNDDDNAPSTASLTLELDGLEALGDKYVYEGWIIVNGAPVSTGTFSSVTFPQTFTVDATQLENATKFVLSIEPAGETGTAAEMPADTKILVGDFSGDRAPVNTAIVGDFGGSWGKSFLRTPTDEVPGSGNNGNDQYGIWFGTPQAAGPPTAGLGLPTLPAGWKYEGWVVVDGVGPLTTGTFTSFTAVDDSNNFSGTENNAGPPVPGEDFFNNAPAGFTFPLDVRGRTAVISVEPDPDNSPAPFTLKPLVGAVGQDTAPATHDLTYSSNSFPTGWAIR is encoded by the coding sequence ATGATTAAGAAAATGTTTATAATGGCAATATTGTCAATAGGATTACTAGTTAGTTCTTGTAGCAATGATGATGACAATGCACCGTCAACAGCCAGTTTAACGTTAGAGTTAGATGGTTTAGAAGCTTTAGGTGACAAATATGTTTATGAAGGCTGGATAATTGTAAATGGAGCACCGGTTTCAACGGGAACGTTTAGTTCTGTTACATTTCCACAAACTTTTACTGTAGATGCAACTCAACTAGAAAATGCAACAAAATTTGTGTTATCAATTGAGCCGGCAGGAGAAACTGGAACCGCAGCAGAGATGCCTGCGGATACTAAAATTTTAGTAGGTGATTTTTCAGGAGACAGAGCCCCCGTTAATACAGCTATAGTAGGCGATTTTGGTGGATCTTGGGGGAAATCTTTTCTAAGAACTCCAACAGATGAAGTACCGGGAAGTGGTAACAATGGTAACGATCAATATGGTATTTGGTTCGGTACACCACAAGCGGCAGGTCCTCCAACAGCGGGTTTAGGGTTACCTACATTACCAGCTGGATGGAAATATGAAGGATGGGTTGTAGTAGATGGTGTAGGACCATTAACAACAGGAACGTTTACTAGTTTCACAGCTGTAGATGATTCTAATAATTTTAGTGGAACAGAAAATAATGCTGGACCTCCAGTACCAGGTGAGGATTTCTTTAATAATGCACCTGCTGGATTTACGTTTCCATTAGATGTTAGAGGACGTACTGCAGTTATTTCTGTAGAACCAGATCCAGATAACTCTCCAGCACCTTTTACTTTGAAACCTTTAGTTGGTGCAGTGGGGCAAGATACAGCGCCAGCAACTCATGATCTTACATATAGTTCGAATTCTTTCCCTACAGGATGGGCCATTAGATAG
- a CDS encoding Crp/Fnr family transcriptional regulator — translation MKSLWFFDDVNLFKVLCPHKFKTYKANHDFDAYKKKDYIYFEEDSANKVYLIERGKVKIGYYSEEGDEVVKAILTRGELFGETAILGESKREEFAQSIDNTTSICPIGVDTMHDLMRNNQTFSFKVYKVIGFKLKKLERRLQLLLFKDAKTRLIEFLDELCSDYGYDCEKTGDKVIHHPYTQKDIASLIGTSRPTLNILLNELKEEKVIQFTRKEIRIHKNIA, via the coding sequence ATGAAATCACTTTGGTTTTTTGATGATGTCAATCTTTTCAAGGTGCTTTGTCCCCACAAATTTAAAACCTACAAAGCGAATCACGATTTTGATGCTTACAAAAAGAAAGACTATATATATTTTGAAGAGGACTCTGCAAACAAAGTATATCTTATAGAAAGAGGTAAAGTCAAAATAGGGTATTATAGTGAAGAAGGGGATGAAGTTGTTAAAGCTATTTTAACACGTGGGGAGTTGTTTGGAGAAACAGCTATTCTTGGAGAGTCTAAGCGAGAAGAATTCGCCCAATCAATTGATAATACTACCAGTATTTGTCCTATAGGAGTAGATACTATGCATGATTTAATGCGAAATAATCAAACCTTCAGCTTTAAAGTGTACAAAGTCATTGGTTTCAAATTAAAAAAATTAGAAAGACGATTACAGTTACTCTTATTTAAAGATGCTAAAACACGACTTATTGAGTTTTTAGATGAGCTGTGCTCTGACTATGGGTACGATTGTGAAAAAACAGGTGATAAAGTGATTCATCATCCATATACACAAAAAGATATAGCCTCTTTAATAGGAACTTCCAGACCGACGTTAAATATACTTTTAAACGAATTAAAAGAGGAAAAAGTGATTCAATTCACCAGAAAAGAAATAAGAATTCATAAAAATATTGCTTAA
- a CDS encoding DUF5606 family protein yields MSLDKVLSIGGKPGLYKLIAQTRGGFVAESLVDNKRISVSVQNNVSILSEIAIYTLTEEVPLKQVFESIKKKENGQQSSVNPKDSKDVLEEYFFDVLPDYDEDRVYASDIKKVIQWYNLLQKYDLLNFPDSEEDEESEPTSDEEK; encoded by the coding sequence ATGAGTTTAGATAAAGTATTATCAATAGGTGGAAAACCAGGGTTATATAAATTAATTGCACAAACACGAGGTGGTTTTGTGGCAGAATCGTTAGTAGATAACAAACGTATATCTGTAAGTGTACAAAACAATGTTAGTATTTTAAGTGAAATCGCCATTTATACTTTAACAGAAGAAGTACCATTAAAGCAAGTTTTTGAAAGTATTAAGAAAAAAGAAAATGGTCAACAATCTTCTGTAAATCCTAAAGATAGTAAAGACGTGTTAGAAGAATATTTCTTTGACGTGTTACCCGATTATGATGAAGATAGAGTTTATGCAAGCGATATTAAAAAAGTGATACAGTGGTATAATTTATTGCAAAAATACGATCTGTTGAATTTTCCAGATTCTGAAGAGGATGAAGAAAGTGAACCAACATCAGACGAAGAAAAATAA
- the def gene encoding peptide deformylase — translation MILPIVAYGDPVLKKKGTDITKAYPNLDVLLDNMFETMYNAYGVGLAAPQIGLPIRLFLVDTTPFSEDEDLTAEEQKTLKDFKRVFINAKITEEEGDEWAFNEGCLSIPDVREDVFRRQKITVDYVDENFKSHTETFDGLIARVIQHEYDHIEGVLFTDKLSSLKKRLIKGRLTNISKGKINVDYRMRFPDQKKKR, via the coding sequence ATGATTTTACCAATAGTAGCCTATGGCGACCCAGTCTTAAAAAAGAAAGGAACAGACATAACTAAAGCATATCCAAATCTTGATGTTCTTTTAGATAATATGTTTGAAACCATGTATAATGCTTATGGTGTTGGATTGGCGGCACCTCAAATAGGATTACCAATTAGACTGTTTTTGGTTGATACAACGCCTTTCTCAGAAGATGAAGATTTGACTGCTGAAGAGCAGAAAACACTAAAAGACTTTAAGCGTGTTTTTATTAATGCTAAAATAACTGAAGAAGAAGGTGATGAATGGGCCTTTAATGAAGGTTGTTTAAGTATTCCGGATGTTAGAGAAGATGTTTTTAGGCGGCAAAAAATAACTGTTGACTATGTAGATGAAAATTTTAAATCACATACAGAAACTTTTGACGGATTAATAGCTAGAGTTATTCAGCATGAGTATGACCATATTGAAGGTGTTTTATTTACGGATAAACTTTCTAGCTTAAAAAAGCGTTTAATTAAAGGAAGACTAACCAATATATCTAAAGGTAAGATTAATGTCGATTATAGAATGCGTTTTCCCGATCAAAAAAAGAAGCGATAA
- the ruvX gene encoding Holliday junction resolvase RuvX codes for MARILAIDYGTKRTGIAVTDELQIIASGLTTVNTKELLKFLKDYTNKEQVELFLVGEPKQMNNTVSESEIHILPFIDNLKKEFPNIPIKRVDERFTSKMAFQTMIDSGLKRNQRKNKALIDEISATLILQSYLYSK; via the coding sequence ATGGCTCGCATTTTAGCAATAGATTATGGTACTAAGAGAACAGGTATAGCTGTAACCGATGAATTGCAAATTATAGCCTCTGGGCTTACCACAGTTAATACAAAAGAGCTTTTAAAGTTTTTAAAAGATTATACCAATAAAGAACAGGTTGAATTATTTTTGGTTGGAGAACCAAAACAAATGAATAATACCGTTTCAGAAAGTGAAATCCATATTCTTCCATTTATAGATAATTTAAAAAAAGAATTTCCTAACATTCCAATTAAAAGAGTAGATGAGCGATTTACTTCTAAAATGGCTTTTCAAACGATGATTGATAGTGGATTGAAAAGGAATCAGCGAAAAAATAAAGCACTGATAGACGAAATTAGTGCTACCCTTATATTACAGAGTTATTTGTATTCTAAATAG
- a CDS encoding 2,3,4,5-tetrahydropyridine-2,6-dicarboxylate N-succinyltransferase, giving the protein MTELQQIIEKTWENRDLLKEETTTSAIRKVIDLLDKGELRVAEPITGGWQVNEWVKKAVVLYFPIQKMETIEAGPLEFHDKIPLKRGYAEKGIRVVPHAVARHGAYISSGTILMPSYVNIGAYVDEGTMVDTWATVGSCAQIGKNVHLSGGVGIGGVLEPLQAAPVIIEDNAFIGSRCIVVEGVRVETEAVLGAGVVLTMSTKIIDVTGDAPVEYKGRVPARSVVIPGSYAKEFPSGSYNVPCALIIGKRKESTNKKTSLNDALREHDVAV; this is encoded by the coding sequence ATGACAGAATTACAACAAATCATAGAAAAGACTTGGGAGAACAGAGATCTTTTAAAAGAAGAAACAACAACTTCAGCTATAAGAAAGGTTATAGATTTATTAGATAAAGGTGAATTGAGAGTAGCGGAACCAATTACTGGTGGTTGGCAAGTTAACGAATGGGTAAAAAAAGCAGTTGTTTTATATTTTCCAATTCAGAAAATGGAAACGATTGAAGCTGGTCCGTTAGAATTTCATGATAAAATTCCATTAAAACGTGGTTATGCAGAAAAAGGAATTCGTGTAGTTCCTCATGCAGTTGCAAGACATGGTGCTTATATTTCCAGTGGTACTATTTTAATGCCTAGTTATGTAAACATTGGCGCTTATGTAGATGAAGGTACTATGGTTGATACTTGGGCTACTGTTGGTAGTTGTGCACAAATAGGTAAAAATGTACATTTATCTGGTGGTGTTGGAATTGGTGGTGTTTTAGAACCTTTACAAGCAGCTCCGGTAATTATAGAGGATAATGCCTTTATTGGGTCTAGATGTATCGTTGTTGAAGGTGTCCGTGTTGAAACTGAAGCTGTTTTAGGTGCTGGTGTTGTTTTAACTATGAGTACAAAGATTATTGATGTAACTGGTGATGCTCCTGTTGAATACAAAGGTAGAGTACCTGCTCGTTCTGTAGTTATTCCCGGTAGTTACGCTAAAGAATTTCCTTCTGGAAGTTATAATGTACCTTGTGCTTTGATTATTGGCAAACGTAAAGAGAGTACTAACAAAAAAACGTCGCTAAACGATGCTTTAAGAGAGCATGATGTAGCTGTTTAA
- a CDS encoding glycosyltransferase family 9 protein, with translation MKILIIQQKMIGDVLTSSILFEALRLKYPKGQLDYLINEHTVAVVENNPNIDNFLLFTKEAELSKAKLLKLARSVGNRKYDIVVDVYSKLSSNLISLFSGAKTRISYHKYYTSLFYHYNIKREKNNNGKAGLAIVNRMQLLGPLGIETTFIKPKIYLTEEEISTSKHFLENHQIDFSKSLYMISVLGSGGKKTYPFSYMAEVIDTLVKETSGQILFNYIPKQETEAKTIFDLCKPETQKNIYFHVFGKSLREFLAITYHCDALIGNEGGAINMAKALNIKTFAIYSPWIDKATWNLFENDNNVSVHLKDFKPELYTKPEKKFKNEAAELYKKFKPQLFTNKLKAFLK, from the coding sequence TTGAAAATCTTAATCATACAACAAAAAATGATTGGCGATGTGCTTACAAGCAGTATTCTGTTTGAAGCACTTCGCTTAAAATATCCAAAGGGGCAGTTGGATTATCTAATAAATGAGCATACTGTTGCGGTTGTGGAAAACAATCCCAACATTGATAACTTCCTTTTATTTACTAAAGAGGCAGAACTTAGTAAGGCTAAACTTCTAAAACTTGCTAGGTCAGTAGGAAATAGAAAGTATGATATTGTTGTTGATGTCTATTCTAAATTATCCAGTAATTTAATAAGTCTTTTTTCTGGGGCGAAAACTAGAATTTCATACCATAAATATTATACCTCCCTTTTTTACCATTATAATATTAAAAGGGAAAAAAATAATAATGGCAAAGCCGGATTGGCCATTGTTAATAGAATGCAATTACTAGGGCCTTTAGGTATTGAAACAACATTTATAAAGCCCAAAATATATTTAACTGAAGAGGAAATTTCTACCAGTAAGCACTTTTTGGAAAATCATCAGATAGATTTTAGCAAATCTTTATATATGATAAGTGTGTTGGGGAGTGGTGGAAAGAAAACGTACCCTTTTAGTTATATGGCAGAAGTCATTGATACTTTAGTTAAAGAAACTTCTGGGCAAATATTATTTAATTACATACCAAAACAAGAAACTGAAGCTAAAACTATATTTGATTTATGTAAACCAGAAACTCAAAAAAATATTTACTTTCATGTTTTTGGAAAGAGTTTAAGAGAATTTTTAGCCATAACATATCATTGTGATGCTTTAATTGGAAATGAAGGTGGTGCTATTAATATGGCTAAAGCTTTAAATATTAAAACTTTTGCTATATACTCCCCTTGGATAGATAAGGCCACTTGGAATCTTTTCGAAAATGATAATAACGTCAGTGTTCATTTAAAAGATTTTAAACCGGAACTATATACCAAACCTGAAAAGAAATTTAAAAATGAAGCTGCCGAGCTATATAAAAAATTCAAACCTCAACTTTTCACAAACAAACTAAAGGCATTCTTAAAGTAA
- a CDS encoding beta-1,6-galactofuranosyltransferase, translating into MYYISRNYKSLFNAAGKAKTDCEFSLEALGFKNLGFKQSSIPSSAIGTIKNFFGISMALLRLPFKSVLCTQYPNNKFRKLILFFAKLKRCKIITIVHDVRCLKGRIKDIKAELSKIVCSDVIIVHNEAMKAWFLEQNTTIPIVVLGIFDYVSEEKPLQNKDVNKSDTYRIAYAGGFGEGKNSYIFDFDILEHSKYNLKLYGIGFDANKRKVSEESSVIFYQGAFPSDQIAYKIEADFGLVWDGISTESCSGDLGAYLKYNNPHKTSLYLLSGLPVIVWDKAAIASFIVDNHLGISISNLKDLNTVLENLTPEDYKLMKNNVLSVQEKVMKGQFVETAVKKALERVNG; encoded by the coding sequence ATGTATTACATTTCCAGAAACTATAAATCGCTATTCAATGCTGCGGGAAAAGCAAAAACAGATTGTGAATTTTCGTTAGAAGCATTAGGGTTTAAAAATCTTGGATTTAAACAATCATCTATACCAAGCTCTGCAATAGGTACCATTAAGAATTTTTTTGGGATTTCGATGGCTTTGTTAAGACTGCCATTTAAATCTGTTTTATGTACACAATACCCTAATAATAAGTTTAGAAAACTGATTCTGTTTTTTGCAAAATTAAAACGTTGTAAAATAATAACAATAGTTCATGATGTAAGATGTTTAAAGGGAAGAATTAAGGATATAAAAGCCGAATTATCAAAAATTGTATGCTCTGATGTTATTATTGTGCATAACGAAGCTATGAAAGCATGGTTTTTGGAACAAAATACGACTATACCTATTGTGGTATTGGGGATCTTTGACTATGTTTCTGAAGAAAAGCCACTTCAAAATAAAGATGTTAATAAAAGTGACACATATAGAATTGCTTATGCTGGGGGATTTGGTGAAGGCAAAAATTCATACATCTTTGATTTTGATATACTGGAACATAGTAAATACAATTTAAAGTTATATGGTATTGGTTTCGATGCTAATAAACGAAAAGTAAGCGAAGAATCATCTGTTATTTTTTATCAAGGAGCCTTTCCATCAGATCAAATAGCCTATAAAATCGAAGCTGATTTCGGGTTAGTATGGGATGGTATATCAACAGAATCTTGTAGTGGAGATTTGGGAGCGTATTTAAAATACAATAACCCTCATAAAACATCCTTATATCTTTTGTCCGGACTTCCAGTAATAGTTTGGGATAAAGCAGCTATAGCTTCTTTTATAGTTGATAATCATTTGGGAATAAGCATTTCAAACTTAAAAGATTTGAATACTGTTTTAGAAAATTTAACGCCAGAAGATTATAAATTAATGAAAAATAATGTTTTAAGTGTTCAAGAAAAAGTAATGAAAGGACAATTTGTAGAAACAGCAGTAAAGAAAGCATTAGAAAGAGTGAATGGCTAA
- the glf gene encoding UDP-galactopyranose mutase: MYDYLIVGAGLFGCVFAHEATKKGKKCLVIDKRDHVGGNVYCENVDGINVHKYGAHIFHTNDKAIWDYVNQFAAFNNYVNSPVSISKGKLYNLPFNMNTFYQLWGTKTPEEAKTIIESQIKEFGSKNPENLEEQALSLIGKDVYETLIKEYTEKQWGKKATELPAFIIKRLPVRYTFNNNYFNDAYQGIPIGGYNKIIDGLLKGIDIKTNVDFFKDKDELSSMAKKIVFTGKIDEFYNYKYGNLEYRSLRFENTKLNTENLQGNAVVNYNDSKVPYTRIIEHKHFEFGKQKHTVITKEFSEQWTPEKEAYYPINNDENQKKYQAYKELSLQEPHVIFGGRLAEYKYYDMHQIIASALQKTKKEFN; this comes from the coding sequence ATGTATGATTATTTAATTGTTGGTGCCGGATTATTTGGGTGTGTATTTGCACATGAAGCGACTAAAAAAGGAAAAAAATGTTTAGTTATAGATAAAAGGGATCATGTAGGTGGTAATGTATACTGTGAAAATGTAGACGGCATTAATGTACACAAATATGGTGCTCATATATTTCACACCAATGATAAGGCTATTTGGGACTATGTAAATCAATTTGCAGCGTTTAATAACTATGTAAATTCACCTGTTTCTATATCTAAAGGGAAACTCTATAATTTACCCTTTAATATGAATACTTTTTATCAATTATGGGGAACGAAAACACCTGAGGAAGCCAAAACAATTATAGAAAGTCAAATTAAAGAGTTTGGTTCTAAAAATCCTGAAAATTTAGAAGAACAAGCATTATCCTTAATTGGAAAGGATGTTTATGAAACACTTATAAAAGAATACACTGAAAAGCAATGGGGTAAAAAAGCCACCGAGTTACCTGCTTTTATCATTAAACGCTTACCTGTACGTTATACCTTTAATAATAATTATTTTAATGATGCTTATCAAGGCATTCCTATTGGTGGTTATAATAAAATAATTGACGGTCTATTAAAAGGTATTGATATAAAGACCAACGTCGATTTTTTTAAAGATAAAGATGAATTGAGTAGTATGGCTAAAAAAATAGTGTTTACTGGGAAAATAGACGAATTCTATAATTATAAATATGGAAACTTAGAATATCGTTCGTTACGATTTGAAAATACGAAATTAAATACTGAAAACCTTCAAGGAAATGCTGTTGTAAATTATAATGACTCTAAGGTTCCTTATACACGAATTATAGAGCATAAACACTTTGAATTTGGCAAGCAAAAGCATACCGTGATAACTAAAGAATTCTCCGAACAATGGACTCCTGAGAAAGAAGCCTATTACCCTATTAATAATGATGAGAATCAAAAAAAATATCAGGCGTACAAAGAACTTTCATTACAAGAGCCTCATGTTATATTTGGTGGAAGACTTGCAGAATACAAATATTACGACATGCATCAAATAATAGCTTCTGCTTTACAAAAAACCAAAAAAGAGTTTAACTAA
- a CDS encoding glycosyltransferase family 2 protein: MIKLSGVIITYNEEEHLEKCLKSLVGVVDEIVVVDSFSTDKTPEICEAYNVKFIQNKFEGYIEQKNYALSHAKYDYILSLDGDEALSDTLKKSILYTKEHWNFDGYYCNRLNNYCGQWIKHSDWYPDKKLRLFKKGNGEWKGINPHDRYTLKEGLKAGKLKGDLLHWIYRDYREHNLKVENFSSIAAQAYFDLGKKSSLWKILFNPTWAFFKAYFLRLGFLDGLNGFVICVQTFNVTFLKYIKLYRLHQNK, from the coding sequence ATGATTAAATTATCCGGAGTCATAATTACATATAACGAAGAAGAGCATTTAGAAAAATGTTTAAAATCACTGGTGGGTGTTGTAGACGAAATTGTTGTTGTAGATTCTTTTTCTACCGACAAAACTCCTGAAATATGCGAGGCCTATAATGTGAAATTTATTCAGAATAAATTTGAAGGTTATATTGAACAAAAAAATTATGCCCTTTCTCATGCAAAATACGATTATATTTTATCGTTAGATGGGGATGAAGCATTATCGGATACACTAAAAAAATCTATTTTATATACAAAAGAGCATTGGAATTTTGATGGGTATTATTGTAACCGATTAAATAATTACTGTGGACAATGGATTAAACATTCTGATTGGTATCCTGATAAAAAACTAAGATTGTTTAAAAAAGGAAATGGCGAATGGAAAGGTATAAACCCTCATGACAGATATACATTAAAAGAAGGCCTCAAAGCCGGTAAGCTCAAGGGAGATTTATTGCACTGGATATACAGGGATTATAGAGAACATAATTTAAAGGTTGAAAACTTTTCAAGTATTGCTGCTCAAGCTTATTTCGATTTGGGAAAAAAATCTTCTCTTTGGAAAATACTATTTAACCCAACTTGGGCATTTTTTAAAGCTTACTTTTTAAGATTAGGCTTTTTAGATGGTTTAAATGGCTTTGTTATTTGTGTACAAACCTTTAATGTTACTTTTTTAAAGTATATTAAGCTTTATAGACTTCATCAAAATAAGTAA